In Trichocoleus desertorum NBK24, the following are encoded in one genomic region:
- a CDS encoding hybrid sensor histidine kinase/response regulator, translated as MTDLSKLKILLVEDSPVSQRLVSRQLKSLGCEPDVAANGQEALALLAQTHYTVVLLDCQMPILDGYATAQAIRNLEGQNRQAIVIAMTANDCEGEQEKCLNAGMNDFLNKPFSEPELIEKLKRWSLALGSEVGTEEAWESAPSETEPAAEITGVVTPELATRVGLDLDRFQRITRGNSVFQQQVLQLFLQDTRKNITLVKTALQTQDLKTLEHKAHQIKGASANVGIKVVQTLAERMEQQIQQRSWEEITVGIAQIEQALNDIDSFIAA; from the coding sequence ATGACAGATCTATCGAAGCTGAAAATTTTGTTAGTAGAAGATAGCCCTGTCAGCCAAAGACTTGTGAGTCGGCAACTCAAAAGCTTAGGCTGTGAACCGGATGTTGCAGCCAACGGTCAAGAAGCTCTGGCTCTACTGGCTCAAACTCACTATACGGTGGTGCTGCTCGACTGTCAGATGCCTATCTTAGATGGCTATGCCACAGCACAAGCAATTCGTAACCTTGAAGGACAGAATCGGCAAGCTATTGTGATTGCCATGACCGCGAATGATTGTGAGGGCGAGCAAGAAAAATGCCTGAATGCGGGCATGAACGACTTTCTCAACAAACCTTTTAGCGAACCGGAACTGATTGAGAAGTTAAAGCGTTGGAGTCTTGCTTTGGGATCTGAAGTGGGAACAGAGGAAGCCTGGGAGTCGGCTCCTTCAGAAACCGAGCCAGCGGCAGAAATAACTGGGGTCGTGACACCCGAATTAGCGACCAGAGTTGGCTTGGACTTAGACCGATTCCAGCGTATTACTCGCGGCAATAGTGTATTTCAGCAACAAGTGCTACAGCTATTTCTGCAAGATACTCGTAAAAACATCACTCTGGTCAAGACAGCCCTACAGACTCAAGACCTTAAGACGCTCGAGCACAAAGCTCATCAAATTAAAGGAGCTAGCGCTAACGTCGGAATTAAAGTCGTCCAAACTCTGGCTGAGCGCATGGAACAGCAAATTCAACAAAGAAGCTGGGAAGAGATCACAGTAGGCATCGCGCAAATTGAGCAAGCCTTGAATGACATTGACAGCTTTATTGCCGCCTAA
- a CDS encoding response regulator codes for MSSNLGYKATILAVDDSVVMQELIKRVLAVDYRVLVSDSAVDALSVLGREKVALLLLDVSMPGIDGLEFCRTVRKLPQFAALPIIMLTARDRAFDKVQGRLAGASEYLTKPFDAAQLRQLIQKFVGTQASGNTN; via the coding sequence ATGTCTTCAAACTTAGGTTATAAAGCGACGATTCTTGCAGTGGATGACAGCGTTGTCATGCAAGAACTGATTAAGCGAGTATTAGCAGTCGATTATCGAGTTTTGGTTTCTGATAGCGCTGTAGATGCTTTGTCAGTGCTAGGTCGTGAGAAGGTAGCACTCCTACTGCTAGATGTCTCTATGCCTGGAATTGATGGCCTGGAGTTCTGCCGAACAGTGCGTAAACTCCCTCAGTTTGCAGCATTACCCATTATTATGCTGACAGCCCGCGATCGCGCCTTCGATAAAGTTCAAGGGCGACTCGCAGGAGCATCAGAATATTTAACCAAGCCTTTTGATGCGGCCCAATTGCGCCAGTTGATTCAAAAGTTTGTTGGCACTCAAGCTTCTGGTAACACCAACTAG
- the xseB gene encoding exodeoxyribonuclease VII small subunit, with translation MNDLTNLSQNPAESLDVTVNSSASSNLESANWSYEATVDQIETIIGRIEAGELELTEVFDQFATAVDQLRQCETFLHQRQQQMDLLIEKLVDDPESY, from the coding sequence ATGAATGACCTCACCAACCTGAGTCAAAACCCTGCCGAATCCCTTGATGTCACCGTGAATTCTAGTGCATCGTCTAATTTGGAATCAGCCAATTGGAGTTATGAGGCGACGGTCGATCAAATTGAGACGATCATTGGTCGGATTGAAGCTGGGGAGTTGGAGCTGACTGAAGTCTTTGATCAGTTTGCCACCGCCGTTGACCAACTCAGACAATGTGAAACTTTCTTACACCAACGTCAACAACAAATGGATTTGTTGATTGAAAAGTTAGTGGATGATCCTGAATCGTACTAA
- the xseA gene encoding exodeoxyribonuclease VII large subunit, protein MTLYLPDLLVPDTALSVAGLTAYIQALLEQDSQLQQIWVTGEVSSANRYRSGLFFTLQDPDAKAAISCVVWSSQLGKMVTLPTPGEQIIILGRIHLHPQRGHYQLIVWQALPAGEGLRALRYRQLRHRLEAEGLFDPQRKRSLPPHPKVVAVVTSPRAAAWGDIQRTLKRRYPGLQVLFSPALVQGDQAPVSIVNAIERVERDGRAEVLILSRGGGATEDMACFNDERVVRAIANCTIPVIAGIGHQRDESLADLAADVYAHTPTAAAEQAVPQLDELYRQHQKRMTALESAMRYQFELLEEELRQLRYRLRRLPLERQLQREVSNLTRLRQELIKGTLRQSQQATHHCQTLRQKLANLDPQAVLSRGYAIVKQADATIIRSTNGLSLGQELQINLGQGQLKVQVTEILPPIPDANGFSSL, encoded by the coding sequence ATGACCCTCTACCTTCCCGATCTTCTCGTTCCCGATACAGCGCTTTCAGTGGCAGGTCTGACTGCTTACATTCAAGCCCTGCTAGAACAAGACAGTCAGTTGCAGCAGATTTGGGTCACTGGAGAAGTTTCGAGTGCCAACCGCTATCGGAGCGGCTTGTTTTTTACGCTACAAGACCCGGATGCTAAAGCTGCCATTAGCTGCGTGGTTTGGAGCAGTCAGCTTGGCAAAATGGTGACCCTGCCTACGCCGGGTGAACAGATCATTATTCTAGGGCGAATTCATCTGCATCCTCAACGGGGGCACTATCAATTAATAGTTTGGCAGGCACTCCCGGCAGGTGAAGGGCTGCGAGCTTTACGTTACCGACAGTTACGGCATCGGCTAGAAGCGGAGGGATTGTTTGATCCCCAGCGCAAGCGATCGCTCCCTCCCCATCCTAAGGTTGTAGCTGTGGTCACATCCCCACGGGCTGCGGCTTGGGGCGATATTCAGCGAACCCTCAAGCGGCGCTATCCAGGCTTACAGGTACTATTCTCCCCAGCGTTAGTCCAAGGTGATCAAGCCCCTGTCTCGATTGTGAATGCGATCGAGCGGGTGGAACGGGACGGTCGCGCAGAAGTGCTGATCTTGTCGCGCGGGGGTGGTGCCACCGAAGATATGGCTTGCTTTAACGATGAGCGAGTGGTGCGGGCGATCGCCAACTGTACCATTCCGGTCATTGCGGGGATCGGGCATCAACGTGACGAATCATTGGCTGATCTAGCTGCGGATGTGTATGCTCACACTCCCACAGCGGCGGCGGAGCAAGCAGTACCTCAATTAGATGAGCTTTACAGGCAGCATCAGAAGCGGATGACCGCCTTAGAGTCAGCCATGAGGTATCAGTTTGAGCTGTTGGAGGAAGAACTCCGTCAGTTGCGCTACCGCTTGCGCCGACTGCCCCTAGAGCGCCAGCTCCAGAGAGAAGTAAGTAACTTGACTCGGCTCCGACAAGAATTGATCAAGGGCACCCTGCGACAGTCCCAACAAGCCACCCATCACTGCCAAACCCTACGGCAAAAGTTAGCGAATCTTGATCCCCAAGCCGTGCTGAGCCGAGGCTATGCCATAGTCAAACAAGCAGATGCAACCATTATTCGTTCTACCAATGGGTTAAGCCTAGGCCAAGAGTTACAGATCAATCTCGGTCAAGGTCAACTCAAAGTGCAAGTGACCGAAATTTTACCGCCAATCCCTGATGCTAACGGCTTCTCTTCGCTATGA
- the recA gene encoding recombinase RecA, whose protein sequence is MATKITDNPDKQKALSLVLSQIERNFGKGSIMRLGDATRMRVETIPTGALTLDLALGGGLPKGRVIEIYGPESSGKTTLALHAIAEVQKAGGIAAFVDAEHALDPSYSAALGVDIENLLVSQPDTGEAGLEIVDQLVRSAAVDIVVIDSVAALVPRAEIEGDMGDIHVGLQARLMSQALRKITGNIGRSGCTVVFLNQLRQKIGVTYGNPETTTGGNALKFYASVRLDIRRIQTLKKGTEEFGIRAKVKVAKNKVAPPFRIAEFDVIFGKGISTLGCLIDLAEEMGVISRKGAWYSYNGENISQGRDNGIKYMEENPEVAKTIEQQVRQKLEMGAVVSANSVAPLEVEDEEAFVEEE, encoded by the coding sequence ATGGCTACCAAAATTACTGATAACCCCGATAAGCAAAAAGCCCTGAGCCTAGTACTCAGTCAAATTGAGCGCAACTTCGGCAAGGGGTCGATCATGCGTTTGGGAGATGCTACCCGGATGCGGGTAGAGACTATTCCCACTGGAGCGTTGACCCTCGACTTGGCCTTGGGTGGCGGGTTACCCAAGGGACGGGTAATTGAGATTTACGGCCCTGAAAGCTCCGGAAAAACGACTCTGGCTTTGCATGCGATCGCAGAAGTGCAAAAAGCAGGTGGGATCGCCGCCTTTGTAGATGCCGAGCATGCTCTTGACCCATCCTATTCCGCAGCTTTAGGCGTTGATATTGAGAATCTGCTGGTTTCTCAACCAGACACGGGTGAGGCAGGTCTAGAAATTGTCGATCAACTTGTCCGCTCCGCTGCTGTCGATATTGTAGTAATTGACTCCGTTGCAGCCCTTGTTCCACGGGCGGAAATTGAAGGTGACATGGGTGACATCCACGTCGGTCTTCAAGCTCGTTTGATGAGCCAAGCCTTGCGGAAAATCACTGGCAATATTGGCAGATCCGGCTGTACGGTCGTTTTCCTCAACCAGCTGCGCCAAAAGATTGGCGTCACCTACGGTAACCCTGAGACGACTACAGGGGGTAACGCTCTCAAGTTCTATGCCTCGGTTCGCCTGGATATTCGTCGAATTCAAACCTTGAAAAAAGGCACTGAAGAGTTTGGAATTCGGGCTAAAGTGAAGGTCGCCAAAAACAAAGTGGCTCCGCCTTTCCGCATTGCTGAATTTGATGTCATTTTTGGCAAAGGAATTTCAACGCTGGGTTGCTTGATTGACCTAGCAGAAGAAATGGGTGTGATCAGCCGTAAAGGAGCTTGGTACAGCTACAACGGCGAGAACATCAGCCAAGGCCGTGATAATGGCATCAAGTACATGGAAGAAAACCCCGAAGTCGCTAAAACCATTGAGCAGCAAGTTCGCCAGAAGCTCGAAATGGGCGCGGTGGTTTCTGCTAACTCCGTGGCTCCCTTAGAGGTTGAGGACGAAGAGGCTTTTGTTGAAGAAGAATAA
- a CDS encoding HAD family hydrolase, protein MSANVPKVLALDFDGVLCDGLLEYFQTAWRTHCHLWTGPDAVADQEATQALAEQFYQLRPVVETGWEMPVLIQAILLEISAAKIFDDWPAIASQILRESNLQAAQVATALDQVRDEWIATDLKSWLALHRFYPGVIARLKQFLAEAVQPVIVTTKEGRFVEQLLQEQGIDLAPAQIFGKEVQRPKHQILRELLATATYQLQDASELWFIEDRLKTLQSVEKQPDLTGIRLYLADWGYNTAVDRSLAVQNSRIQLLSLAQFSQEFAAWSAAA, encoded by the coding sequence ATGTCTGCGAATGTGCCTAAAGTCTTAGCACTTGACTTTGATGGGGTTCTTTGTGACGGTTTGCTGGAGTATTTTCAGACCGCATGGCGAACTCATTGCCACCTCTGGACTGGGCCTGATGCTGTAGCTGATCAAGAGGCTACCCAGGCATTGGCTGAACAGTTTTACCAACTCCGCCCAGTGGTTGAAACAGGCTGGGAAATGCCAGTTCTAATCCAGGCAATATTGCTAGAAATTTCAGCCGCCAAAATCTTTGATGATTGGCCCGCGATCGCCTCACAAATTCTGCGGGAAAGTAATCTACAGGCGGCGCAAGTGGCAACCGCTCTCGACCAAGTACGGGACGAATGGATTGCCACCGACTTAAAAAGTTGGCTAGCTTTGCATCGCTTTTATCCTGGCGTAATTGCTAGATTAAAACAATTCCTAGCTGAGGCAGTGCAGCCTGTCATCGTAACGACTAAAGAAGGGCGCTTTGTCGAGCAACTATTGCAAGAGCAAGGCATTGACTTAGCTCCAGCTCAAATTTTTGGTAAGGAAGTGCAACGACCTAAACACCAAATTTTGCGGGAATTGCTAGCAACGGCTACATACCAGCTCCAAGATGCTTCAGAGTTGTGGTTTATTGAAGACCGCTTAAAAACTTTGCAATCCGTTGAAAAGCAACCTGACTTGACAGGTATACGACTTTACTTAGCAGATTGGGGTTACAACACCGCTGTAGACCGCAGCCTTGCGGTGCAAAACTCCAGGATTCAATTGCTCTCTCTAGCTCAATTTAGCCAAGAGTTTGCCGCTTGGTCTGCGGCTGCATAG
- a CDS encoding DNA double-strand break repair nuclease NurA: MLDLTKLAQQMQGISQHLADEVTASRQRLELAQRLLTQAQSRQAELVLQRQTWNDRLGFAAAEPVEPLTTRVDLKVAPAIHTAIATDGSQIAPSHHEIAYCYLINVGRVVLHYGQSLHPLLDSLPEVFYRPEDLYVSRQWGIRTEEWMGYRRTVSEATVLADLACQVKGEIGERGEERGVRSQELEGRQDALDALEGRNEGQVPLLAMVDGSLIYWFLEALPNEARDRLLPDILQAWEQLRLAKIPLIGYLSASRSGEALNFLRLQTCPHPAPDCATHCPGQSDRAPCHVFDPLRDIALWSAFLEPGQRSPLWRSSARILDLYGPHSIYFCYVHVGTEIARVEFPAWVAEDSALLEMALSLTLAQVQKGYGYPVVLAEAHNQAVVRGGDRSRFFALLEQQMLRAGLRNIGTSYKEARKRGSIA; this comes from the coding sequence ATGCTTGATTTGACTAAACTAGCACAGCAAATGCAGGGGATTAGCCAGCACTTAGCGGATGAAGTAACGGCTTCACGGCAACGCTTGGAACTAGCCCAAAGATTGCTTACCCAAGCCCAATCTCGGCAAGCAGAACTGGTTTTGCAACGTCAAACCTGGAACGATCGCCTCGGCTTTGCAGCGGCGGAGCCTGTAGAACCACTCACCACACGAGTGGATTTGAAGGTTGCCCCAGCGATTCATACCGCGATCGCCACTGATGGCTCACAAATCGCTCCCAGTCACCACGAGATTGCTTACTGCTACTTAATCAATGTTGGGCGAGTGGTGCTGCACTACGGGCAAAGTTTGCATCCCCTGCTCGATAGCTTGCCAGAAGTGTTCTACCGTCCTGAAGACCTCTACGTTTCTCGGCAGTGGGGCATTCGTACCGAAGAATGGATGGGCTATCGCCGTACGGTATCAGAAGCGACTGTACTAGCGGATTTGGCTTGTCAGGTGAAGGGTGAGATAGGAGAGAGGGGTGAGGAGAGAGGGGTAAGGAGCCAGGAACTAGAAGGAAGACAGGATGCCCTTGACGCTCTAGAAGGGCGGAATGAAGGACAAGTTCCTTTGTTAGCGATGGTGGATGGTTCGCTGATTTACTGGTTTTTGGAAGCGCTGCCAAATGAGGCTCGCGATCGCCTGTTACCCGATATCTTGCAGGCTTGGGAGCAGTTGCGGCTCGCTAAAATTCCTCTCATTGGGTATCTCAGCGCTTCTCGAAGTGGTGAAGCGCTCAACTTCTTGCGTTTACAAACCTGTCCTCACCCTGCCCCGGATTGCGCCACTCATTGCCCTGGGCAGAGCGATCGCGCACCTTGCCATGTGTTTGATCCACTACGAGACATTGCGCTGTGGTCTGCCTTTTTGGAGCCAGGACAACGCAGCCCTCTTTGGCGTAGCTCAGCCCGCATCTTGGATTTATATGGCCCTCATAGCATCTACTTTTGCTATGTTCATGTCGGCACCGAAATCGCTCGCGTCGAGTTTCCCGCGTGGGTAGCTGAGGATAGCGCTTTATTAGAAATGGCTCTAAGCCTCACACTGGCTCAAGTGCAGAAGGGCTATGGGTATCCAGTCGTGTTGGCGGAGGCTCATAACCAAGCAGTAGTGCGGGGTGGCGATCGCTCTCGCTTCTTTGCCTTACTAGAGCAGCAAATGCTACGAGCAGGATTGCGAAATATTGGCACCTCTTACAAGGAAGCCCGGAAACGGGGCAGTATTGCCTAA
- the cheB gene encoding chemotaxis-specific protein-glutamate methyltransferase CheB, with translation MPSLPIRVFLVEDSPVSLVILQRMLASTPDIQVVGTARNGIEALELIPQAEPTVICTDFYMPGMDGLEFTKHIMAEYPRPILVISASVQPNNTHNIFQLLEAGAVDVFPKPGAGLAADYELVKQELITKIKVLSGVTVFTKRRLPDLYNSPSVSVLNPTHPVSLGTSTGRMRALVIGASTGGPQALQAILTHLPANLPFPVLCVQHISEGFLQGLVNWLKAECRLNVKIAQAGEVPLPGTIYFAPERVHLELDSQGKFLCAASALIDGHRPSVTVTFNSVAKFYGKTAIATLLTGMGRDGAEGMRAIAQAGGMTIAQDEKSSIVFGMPKEAIALGVVQHVLPVTEIANFIVNKIWLKK, from the coding sequence ATGCCATCTCTGCCAATTCGGGTTTTTCTAGTAGAAGACTCTCCAGTATCTCTGGTGATCCTGCAACGGATGCTAGCTTCTACCCCAGACATCCAAGTAGTTGGAACCGCCCGGAATGGTATTGAAGCCTTGGAATTAATTCCGCAAGCGGAACCGACCGTTATTTGTACAGATTTCTATATGCCAGGAATGGATGGGCTAGAGTTTACCAAGCACATCATGGCAGAGTATCCTCGACCCATCCTGGTGATTAGTGCTTCTGTACAACCCAACAACACGCATAATATCTTTCAATTGCTAGAAGCGGGAGCGGTGGATGTCTTCCCAAAACCCGGTGCAGGTTTGGCTGCTGATTACGAACTGGTCAAACAAGAATTAATCACTAAGATCAAAGTCTTATCCGGTGTGACTGTCTTTACAAAGCGTCGCCTGCCTGATCTCTACAATTCACCATCAGTCAGTGTGCTCAATCCTACCCACCCAGTTTCTCTAGGGACGAGTACAGGAAGGATGCGGGCACTCGTCATTGGAGCCTCAACGGGCGGGCCTCAGGCACTGCAAGCAATCTTGACCCATCTTCCTGCTAACTTGCCGTTTCCAGTCCTTTGTGTGCAACATATCAGCGAAGGATTTTTGCAAGGATTGGTCAACTGGCTGAAAGCGGAGTGCCGCCTAAATGTCAAAATTGCTCAGGCAGGCGAAGTGCCTCTCCCTGGAACCATTTATTTTGCGCCAGAGCGGGTTCATTTAGAGCTAGATAGCCAAGGAAAGTTTCTCTGTGCTGCTTCAGCATTGATAGACGGCCATCGCCCTTCGGTGACAGTGACATTCAACTCCGTGGCTAAGTTTTACGGTAAGACTGCGATCGCTACCCTCCTAACTGGAATGGGACGAGATGGCGCAGAGGGCATGCGAGCGATCGCCCAAGCGGGAGGCATGACGATTGCCCAGGATGAAAAGAGTAGTATCGTCTTTGGCATGCCGAAGGAGGCGATCGCATTGGGGGTGGTGCAACATGTACTCCCTGTCACCGAAATCGCCAATTTTATTGTCAATAAGATATGGCTAAAAAAGTAA